The DNA segment ACAGGGTCTATAAACTCCATCGTAGCCTTAAGCATCTCACAGAGTGACAGCGAGAGGCCGGTGAGGGAATGGGCATGGATTCGGCCTTGGTGGTTGTGGTGCTTTGCGCCATGGCAGCTGCTTGTGAGGGCGATGAGGCTGTGGGAGCTTCGTTTGTGTTCGGTGACTCTCTCGTCGACGCCGGCAACAACAACTACCTTCCTTCGCTGTCCAAGGCCGACTTGCGACCGAACGGCATCGACTTCGCGGCCTCCGGTGGACAGCCCACCGGAAGGTTCACCAACGGGAGGACCATTGCAGACATCATTGGTATAAGCTTCCCTCTCATCTTGACCATTGCAGACATCACAATGCAGGGCATTGTGAACTGCAATCTTCCAGTGTAGGATTGCTTGGTGCTGCTGCACACGTTTGCAGTGTAACAGCAgcaacctacatctacttctTTAAAGAAAGGAACAGAAGCTTCAGTTGTGCATAAGCTCATTCAAAATCTTCATCTTAGTAGGTTGTAAAATGATACAACAGTGAGCCCATTCGATTAGAAGCCTCGTTTTTGTGGGCAGATTAAGCATACAAATTCTTGGATCTGCATCTGCATCTGCATCTGCATTTTCATATCCACTTTGTTCAAGTTTGTGTTCTACAGAGTCTTAAAAGCTCCTTTTGACTTTGACATACTGCAGGAGAGTTACTTGGGCAGAAAAGTTATGCCCAACCATTTTTAGCTCCCAATACAACAGGATCAGTCATACTAAATGGAGTGAACTATGCATCTGGAGGTGCAGGAATTCTGAATGGGACAGGAAGAATATTTGTATGCTTCTCTTCTCCTTGCTCActagaaaaaaatttattttcttatttatcaGAACTTTTAGGACTAATTATTAGCTATATTTAGTAATCCGAttcttatattttcaaaagttatattgatatctctatagctacgaaagtgaaacataatATAGCTGCTTCAACAAAATCTCTATCCCTTGACTtttaatattgtaaattttttttaattttatactgagatcttaatattttattttcataaatataggtATCCCAATATAATCTTTAAAAATGTAGAGATTAGAatactaaatataactaattatagaAAGTAATATTAAttagtttaaattttaaaaaaattctaaaatatcTCAACTGTTAAGagcaattgatatttataatattaatcaTAATATCATAATCTCCTTTGTTTTTTTTGGGCTCGAATCCTTATAATGTCACGATTATCattgaattttaaaaaataaaaacttgaatatctaaaatatcatttaatattactAATTGATCCCCCCACGGTTCCCGAGGGTATTAATGTCAAATTATGTTTCTAGTGATCAACTAATTGACTATAATGGcatattcataaatttatttttgatgatgatgatatatatatatatatatatatatatatatatatatatatatatatatatatatatatatatatatatatggtggacAAATATGAAAAGAACTATCCGTGGAGGGATATATGTGTAATTTTGGTCTGTATATATAAACATGCACGTAATGCGATCGAAACTTGGATAGGTTAATCGGCTTGGAATGGACGTCCAAATCGACTACTTCAACATCACTCGGCGACAATTGGATGGACTGCTGGGGAAGGCCAAAGCAAAGCAGTTCTTGTGGAAGAAGGCCATCTTCTCCATCACCATCGGATCCAATGACTTCCTCAACAACTATCTTCTCCCCTTCCTCTCCGCGGGAGAACGACTCATCGACTCACCCGATGGCTTCGTCAACGACCTCATCACCAGCATGCGCAGCCAACTCATAGTAATTTCCTCGAACACTTGGTCGCTCCTTCCCATGCCACCCAACTAATCCCTCACTTACTCTCTCCGTGAACTCCATGGCAGCGGCTGTACTCGCTCGACGCGCGAAAGATCGTGGTGTCCAACGTAGGACCCGTCGGATGTATCCCTTACCAAAAGACCATCAACCGAATCAAGGAGAACGAGTGTGTCAGCTTGCCCAACCTGCTCGCCGTTCGGTACAATGCCCAGCTGAGGGACTTGCTCGCCGAGCTCAATGACAACCTCCCCGGAGCCagatttgttcttgccaatgtgtATGATCTGGTGATGGAGCTGGTCACGAACTACCGATCCTACGGTAAGCATCGTTTCGGGTTCGGCTGGAATCACTGAAGGTGTTCGATCGTGACACACCGGACTGTGCAGGCTTCAAGACTGCGAGCTACGCGTGCTGTGGCAATGGCGGGCAGTATCAAGGCATCTTTCCGTGCGGACCGATGTCGTCCATGTGCGAGGATCGCGCAGGCTACGTTTTTTGGGATCCCTATCACCCGAGCGAGGCGGCCAATCTCTTCCTTGCCAAGTATATTGTTGATGGGGACTCCAAGTATGTATCTCCCATGAATCTTCGACAACTCCTGCGGCTTTGACGTGTAAGTAATGTGTTCTGATGGCTTCGCGTGTGCTGAGTTAATCTTGGTGTTCTTGTAACATGAAATCTATCAAGGGTTCATCATTGAAGCCACTGCACTACTTATATGACTTATATAAGTGGGGAAGGTTTGATGCTTTGGGCCAAAAGGTGGCATCAACAACCTGCTTTAGGAACAGGAAGAGTAGAGTAACAACcaatcaaaatcttctcttccaatttgGGAGTTGTAGTGTAAGCCACAATAACATAATGTCAATCCACAGAGACACAAAAACTTATACATAATTGTTATGTTTCTCTAAGCTCAAACTCAAGACTAGAGAACAGCAAGGCCATTCCCAAGCACATTGCCACAGAGTACAGATATAACTCACTGGCCCttgtctttcttcttcttcttgtcctttTTCTTGCTTGCTGAATCACCTGCTTCTTGCACTTCTTCAGcctgcttcttctttttcttcttcttttcctctttgcTAAGTTCCTCTTTGGATTCTGGAGCAGCACTGTCATCTCGGTTTGCTAACTCTGACGCATGTGCTTcgtccttctttttcttcttcttttttttcatcgGCTCTTCTGCTTCATCCATGGGAATTTGATCGACAGTGTCAACTGACTCgaccttccttttcttcttcttccttttctcccCTTCGCCATCGCCCTCCTCTTTCAGAGAACCTTCAGCTGCTTCTGCAGTAGGTGCCAGTTCTGCTTCACCGTGCTTCCTCTTTGGTCGTGCCACTTCATGTTCACTATCTGGCTTCTTTGGAGCTGGATCAGTGGTTTGCCCAAGCACAAGATCAGCTGAGGGATTATATGTCTGCAGAAGCaaagaaatacaaaaaaaattgttTAATTAATTTCTTGAACAAGAATGTCATATTGATTGTGTAtgtatatgaaaaaaaataaaagcaaatTATAAATTCAAGTAATAGTGATCACGTGCAAAATGTATGGTAACCCTTATTTTACTTGAATACAAATACATAATAGGCGCTTGCACTTCCTGACTTTATTGAAATCAGTGTTTGTGGGCGACCATAACAGAACTTTATGGGCTCTCTAGAGGGCTTCTTCCttgaaatataattttgcaaGATTTTTTTACTAGAAAACAAATCAGAAGGCTGAATTAGGCAATATGGCCACTCATACCTTTGCTGGAGTGATCAGAGCCCCTGCACCCTTCTTTCGATCCTTATCATAAAACTCAATCTTGGGCTTTCCTTTTGTTGAACCAGCAGAGCGACCCAATTCTCTGCCCTCAAGAACCCTAAGGCGAGCTTCGAGCTGTACAAGAGTTTCAAAAAATGTCATGTCaacacaaatatacatatatcccTTAGAGGTATGAGGTCCCACCATAAATGTTACCTTAGCTCGATTTTCCAATCCCATAGTGTTGTCTTGACCATCTCCAAGAGCATCATACCTTATAGCCAAAGCAGTTTTTGCAGCAAGAGAACGAGAAATCTTCCCTTTAATTTTTGGTGCAGCCTGACCAATTAGAGATGCATGGAAGATAAGCCCATATTTCGGTGTAGCATGTTTGGTCTTGAGAGCTCTGAACAGGGCCTGCATATGTCAATAAAGCACATATGATTATCAACGTctgcacaaggaagaagaagctaGAAACAATGAAATCTTTGCAATAAGAATTATGGTTCTCTGAAGATATCAGATTTCCTTTGGCTATAATGATTAAATGGAGAAGAATGCACATGGGTATTCCACCATGTGCATTCTTCTCCATTTATGTCAACTATATGGATCCAATACTAATATTGAGTTATATACAACACAATACCACATACCACATAATTATGTCCCAACTATGTGTCAACTATATGGATCCAATACTAATATTGAGTTATATACAACACAATATCTCAAATTAAACCAAGATCACTCAAATTTTAATCTTGTTTTTAGAAGTCTTATAGGTCTTACTCTACCTCTCCTTGCACCAATAATAGCAATTGACACAACTTCTATATATCCCCTTGGAATGTATCTATACAAGGACGACGACAACAAAACTGTAAATCCCAACTGTTTAGGGTCggatacatggatcttttgccatcattgagatctgtaaaatTGTCATATGTTTAATTACATTCATtatacatcaattttttttttataatttctattaaagtctttttagatcttcctctccctctcctcgtACCACTACTATTAATCATTTCATATTTTCTGACTATCGCATCCGAAAGTGTCATAAGCACATGGTCATACTATCTTAAACGATTTTATCTCATCTTATCCTCTGTCAAAAATATATCTAattattcacaaataaaaatattttttttctatttttcttagtAGCTCCACACATCCATTTTAGCATTCTCATCTTGGTAACAcaaattttttgtatatgttgtttcttaactatccaacacaaatccataaagcATTGTTGATCTCAcactatcttataaaatttttattttaatttcaaatatatccgatgatcacacaagactcctgACGCCCCTCGCTATTTTAATCATcctatttttactctatgaataatatcttcatcaatctctccatcttattgaataattgatccaaaataTCTAAGATTTTTACTTAAAGAGACTTCTTATCCATCCAACTTAATTATATTTTCATGTCTATTTCTAGAAtcacaaaagttatatttttcatatttagTTTTAGTCTTAATCTAAAACCGTCAATTTCTAAGGTCTAACTATATTTTCATGTCTATTTCTAgaatcattaaaattatattttatatatttagttttagtcttaatctaaaacctttagtttctaagaTTTGCCTCCATAgttcaaatttataattaatttcacttaagCTCTCATCAACTAAAACAAAATCATCAACAAATAACATGCACTAGAGAGGTTTATCATGTAAATGACtagtaagttcatccattatgTAGGGGCTTAGTATGGATCCTTGATGTAATATTGTGCTAATAGAGAACTCCATAAACACACTCTATATAGTTCTAACACTAAACACACTCCCTTGATGTATTCCTTGGAATGTACCAATATCTTATATAATTCTTCCTTGTTTTATACTCTCTCAAGGAATAACCCTGAGTGTTATATCCATGTTAGAATGTAAGATGCAAACATTAGACATTAT comes from the Musa acuminata AAA Group cultivar baxijiao chromosome BXJ2-8, Cavendish_Baxijiao_AAA, whole genome shotgun sequence genome and includes:
- the LOC103993391 gene encoding GDSL esterase/lipase At2g23540, producing MGMDSALVVVVLCAMAAACEGDEAVGASFVFGDSLVDAGNNNYLPSLSKADLRPNGIDFAASGGQPTGRFTNGRTIADIIGELLGQKSYAQPFLAPNTTGSVILNGVNYASGGAGILNGTGRIFVNRLGMDVQIDYFNITRRQLDGLLGKAKAKQFLWKKAIFSITIGSNDFLNNYLLPFLSAGERLIDSPDGFVNDLITSMRSQLIRLYSLDARKIVVSNVGPVGCIPYQKTINRIKENECVSLPNLLAVRYNAQLRDLLAELNDNLPGARFVLANVYDLVMELVTNYRSYGFKTASYACCGNGGQYQGIFPCGPMSSMCEDRAGYVFWDPYHPSEAANLFLAKYIVDGDSKYVSPMNLRQLLRL